Proteins from one Cicer arietinum cultivar CDC Frontier isolate Library 1 chromosome 3, Cicar.CDCFrontier_v2.0, whole genome shotgun sequence genomic window:
- the LOC101501601 gene encoding uncharacterized protein → MARPVIVIALIFVAVVGVAMASEAPSSSPKSSPKTSPAPISSTPKASAPIAASPKSSPAPPTPFESSPVASPPEGEDSFDFDAPAPGPGDDEFVDEDSAVPEEEEITSRASSLQASVVVAAVAAGFFAF, encoded by the coding sequence atGGCTCGTCCAGTAATTGTTATTGCCCTTATTTTTGTAGCCGTTGTTGGCGTGGCCATGGCCAGTGAAGCCCCATCTTCATCACCAAAGTCATCTCCAAAGACATCACCAGCACCAATATCATCAACACCGAAAGCATCAGCACCCATAGCAGCATCCCCAAAAAGCTCACCGGCTCCTCCAACCCCATTCGAGTCTTCTCCTGTTGCTTCCCCACCTGAGGGAGAGGATTCCTTTGACTTTGATGCTCCTGCACCCGGCCCCGGAGATGATGAGTTTGTAGATGAAGATTCTGCAGTtcctgaagaagaagaaatcacAAGTAGAGCTTCTTCCCTTCAAGCGTCTGTTGTTGTCGCTGCAGTTGCAGCTGGCTTCTTTGCCTTCTAA
- the LOC140919751 gene encoding secreted RxLR effector protein 161-like — MEILKRCDMEHCNAATTPTEARLQLSKSEDEQDVDPTQYQRLIGSLRYLCNTRPDLAFSVGIASRFMEKPKVSHLAAVKRILRYVKGTLGCGILFPANDMGKSCELLGYTNSNWCEDKDDRKSTVDYVFMFGGAPISWCSKKEPVVSLSSCEVEYIAASLSINLAKNPIAHGRSKHIEMRFHYLRELVSFGQLRLGYCKSEEQVADLLTKGVTNEVFKKLVMKLGITNVEHLN; from the exons ATGGAGATCTTGAAGAGGTGTGATATGGAGCATTGCAATGCTGCCACAACACCAACCGAGGCACGTTTACAGCTGTCCAAGAGTGAAGATGAGCAAGATGTGGATCCTACTCAATACCAGAGATTGATAGGATCATTGCGTTACTTGTGCAATACGCGACCAGATTTAGCATTTAGTGTCGGTATTGCAAGTAGGTTCATGGAGAAGCCGAAGGTATCACACTTGGCAGCAGTTAAGAGGATACTTAGATATGTGAAAGGTACTCTTGGCTGTGGAATTTTATTTCCTGCAAATGACATGGGCAAAAGTTGCGAATTACTCGGATACACCAACTCCAATTGGTGCGAAGATAAGGACGATCGGAAATCAACGGTCGATTATGTCTTTATGTTTGGAGGGGCACCAATCTCTTGGTGTTCTAAAAAGGAGCCGGTGGTTTCTCTCTCTTCCTGCGAGGTGGAGTATATCGCAGCTTCGTTAT CCATCAACCTTGCTAAGAATCCCATAGCACATGGGAGgagcaagcatattgagatgagGTTTCACTATTTGAGGGAACTAGTGAGTTTCGGACAGTTACGTTTGGGGTATTGCAAAAGCGAAGAACAAGTTGCAGATTTGTTGACGAAAGGCGTTACGAATGAGGTTTTCAAGAAACTTGTGATGAAGCTAGGCATTACGAATGTGGAGCATTTGAATTAA